ACGGTGCCGGCGTGTACTGCATCAGGTTGCGGGTCAGCGTTTCGAGCGCCGGGTCGTACTCGATGAAATCCCGTACCTTGATGTCAGCCAGCGGTTGCAGGGCGGCGCGCCCTGACTCGGTCTGGGAGAGTTTCAGCAGCGCGCGGCGCCAGGCCTCGATGGGTTCCGGCCCGAGCCGGGTGGAAGCCGCGACCAGCGGCTCCGGGAAGGGGCGGGTGCTGTCGATGATGCTCAGTTCCTTGAAATTGAGTTTGTGCTCCAGAATCTTGTAACTGACTGCGCACATGGTGGTGGCGGCGGCATCACCCAGCAGGACCGCATAGACGGATTTCTTGAGATCGCCGGTGAATACCAGATCCAGGTCGGTGTGGATGTCCATCCCGAAATCCCTCAGATAGGCGCGCGGCGCCAGGTAGGCGCCGGCCCCGAGCGGGCTGATCAGCGCCAGTTTGCGCCCGCGCAGATCGTCCACATTGCGGATGCCGCTGTCAGCGCGGACGATGAAGCTGCCCTGGCTGGTGGTCATCCCGTCGAGGTTGCGCATCTGGGCCACGGCAGCGAGCTTGCCCTTGCCCTTGAGCAGGTAGAACAGATAGGAATTGAGATAGACGAAATCGATCTCGTTGTGCCCAAGCAGCTTTTCCACCTGATCGATGCCCTTGGGGAAGACGAGCTCGATCTCCGCATCAAGTTCCTGCGACAGGTGTTGGCGCAGGGGTTCCCAGACCGCATGCAGGCGCGAAGGGGAGGCGGGGTTGACGATGGCCAACTGGTAGCCGGGGGCTGCCGCCGCCGGTCGGCAGGCCAGCATGGCCAGGCCGAGCACAATGAGCAGAAAACGCATACCTGTGAACCTCATGGGCAGCTGAACACACAACCATGCAAGTCAGTATAGCCCCCGTCACGCTGAGGCGTGATCAGGGGTCGCGGTGACGGCTGACGGCCGCGCGCATGGCCCGCGCGGCATTGGACAGGGTACGCTCACGATGGTGAATGATGCCCAGCCGTCGATGCGGAGCCAGTCCTGGGACCGTCAGGGCACTGAGCTGGTCGTCCAGCATGCTGTCCGGCAGCAGGCTCCAGCCCAGCCCGACCGCCACCAGCATCTTGATGGTCTCCAGGTAGTTAGTCGACAGTTCGGCCTCAATCCTGAGACCGCGGCGGGCGAATCCGGATTCGATGATCTGGCGAGTGAAGGTTTCCGGGCCCGGCAGGATCGCCGGGGTTGCCGCCAGCCGGGCCATGTCCACCCGGTCCCGGCCGGTCAGAGGATGGTCACGACCGACCACCACCGACAGGGGATCGTCCCAGACCGGCTCCAGGGCCAGTGCAGGCGGCGGTTCGACCGGGAGCGTGACCACGCCCAGTTCCAGTTCGCCGCTGACCACGGCCGCACACACCGCCTCCGAGTCGAGGAAACGCAGTTCCAGCCGCACCTCCGGGTAGTGCTCGATGAACTCGCGCAGTACCGGCGGCAGGCGGTGCAGACCGATGTGATGGCTGGTGCCGAGGTAGAGTCGCCCCTCGACCCGGCCGGAGAGGTTGGCGATGGCGCGCTGGCTGTCCTCGATATCGAGCAGAATGCGCCGGGCGCGCGGCAGCAGGGCCTCGCCGGCCTCGGACAGCAGCACCCGGTGGCCGATGCGGTCGAACAGCCGCACCTTCATCGCTGCTTCCAGGGCGGCGACGCGCTTGCTCACCGCCGGCTGAGTCAGGTGCAGTTCGGCCGCCGCCGCGGAGAAGGATTCATGTTCTGCCACGGCCAGAAAGGCGCGCAGACCGGCGATATCCAGTGACATATATTAATTCCAAATAGGAATAGTTTACATGAATAATATGAATTTGTGTTATCTCATATTCCTGCCTAGACTCGGCCTCATCACAGGAGAAAGATGGCCATGACAGGCAAGACAGTCTACGACAAGCTCTGGGATGCGCATGTGGTGCGGCAGGACGCGGATGGCACGGCGCTCCTCTATATCGATCGCCACCTCATTCACGAAGTCACCTCGCCGCAGGCGTTCGAAGGCCTGCGGTTGGCCGGGCGCAAACCCTGGCGTACCGGCTCGGTGCTGGCGGTGCCGGATCACAATGTCCCGACCACCAACCGCAGCGGCGGCATCAGTGACCCGGTCTCGCGCATCCAGGTCGAGACCCTGGACAGCAACTGCGCCGAATACGGCATCCGGGAATTCCGCATGAACGACCCGCGCCAGGGCATCGTCCATGTGATCGGGCCGGAGCAGGGCGCGACCCTGCCGGGCATGACCGTGGTCTGCGGCGATTCGCACACCTCCACCCACGGTGCCTTCGGTGCCCTGGCCTTCGGCATCGGCACCTCGGAGGTCGAGCATGTGCTGGCCACCCAGTGCCTGATCCAGACCAAGGCGAAGAACCTGCTGATCCGCGTCGACGGCCGGCTGCCAGCCGGGGTGACCGCCAAGGACGTCGTGCTGGCCATCATCGGCCGCATCGGCACCGCCGGCGGCACCGGCCACACCATTGAGTTCGGCGGCGAGGCCATCCACAGCCTGTCGGTCGAGGGCCGCATGACGGTATGCAACATGGCCATCGAGGCCGGTGCCCGCGCCGGGCTGGTGTCGGTGGACGATGCCACCATCGACTACATGCGCGGGCGCACCTTTGCGCCGAAGGGCGAGTTGTGGGACCGGGCCGTGGCGGCCTGGCGCGAGTTGGTCTCGGACGAGGACGCTGTATTCGATCAGACCCTGGTGCTGGATGCCGCCGGGCTGGTGCCGCAGGTTACCTGGGGCACCTCGCCCGAGATGGTGGTCGGCATCGACGCCGTGGTGCCGGACCCGGCGCAGGCCGACAGTGCGGTCAAGCGCAGCGGCATGGAAAAGGCCCTGGTCTACATGGATCTCAAGCCGGGCACCCCGATCCAGGATATTCAACTCGACCGCGTCTTCATCGGTTCCTGCACCAACTCCCGCATCGAGGACCTGCGCGAGGCCGCCGCTGCCATCCGCGGCGGCAAGGTGGCCGCCAACATCAAGCAGGCGCTGGTGGTGCCGGGCTCCGGGTTGGTCAAGCAGCAGGCCGAGGCCGAGGGGCTGGACAAGGTATTCCTCGAGGCCGGCTTCGAATGGCGCGAGCCGGGCTGCTCCATGTGCCTGGCAATGAACGCCGACCGGCTGGAGCCGGGCGAGCGCTGCGCCTCGACCTCCAACCGCAACTTCGAGGGCCGCCAGGGCCAGGGCGGACGCACCCACCTGGTCAGCCCGGCCATGGCCGCGGCCGCGGCGGTGCACGGGCACTTCGTGGATATCCGGACATGAGATCAAGAGCGCCACGGAATACACGGAATACACGGACAATTGCTTAACCGGCGCACGCGCTACGCGCGGCGCCGGAGAACAAAACTTTTTCCGTGCATTCCGTGTATTCCGTGGCGCTCTTATAAAGAGGTTTGGCACCATGGAAAAATTCGAAACACTGACCGCGATCGCCGCGCCGCTGGACCGCTCCAACGTGGACACGGACGCGATCATCCCCAAGCAGTTCCTGAAGTCGATCAAGCGCACCGGCTTCGGGCCGAACCTGTTCGACGAGTGGCGCTATCTGGATCACGGCGAGCCCGGAAAGGACAACAGCAACCGGCCGCTGAATCCGGACTTCGTCCTCAATCAGGACAGATACAAGGGTGCGCGCATCCTGCTGGCGCGGGAGAACTTCGGCTGCGGCTCCTCGCGCGAGCACGCGGTCTGGGCGCTGCTGGACTACGGCTTCCGGGTGGTGATCGCGCCCAGCTACGCCGACATCTTCTTTAACAACTGCTTCAAGAACGGCATCCTGCCCATCATCCTGCCGGGGGAGACCGTGGACCGGCTGTTCCGCGAGACCGAGGCGCAGCCGGGCTACGAGTTGACCGTGGATCTGGCCGGGCAGAAGGTGATCACCCCGAACGGGGATGAATTCGGCTTCGAGGTCGATGCCTTCCGCAAGCACTGCCTGCTGGAGGGTCTGGACGACATCGGCCTGACCCTGCAGCATGCCGACGAGATCTGCGCCTATGAAGAGCGGCGCAGACAGGAGGCGCCCTGGTTGTTTCAATCATAAGAGCGCCACGGAATACACGGAAAACACGGACAATTGCCTGCCGGCGCGCGCGCTATGCGCGGCGCCGGAGAACAAAATCTCTGTCCGTGCTTTCCGTGTTTTCCGTGGCCATTACGAACGTGGCCAACACAGGAAATAGATCATGAAGAAACTGCTGGTACTGCCGGGCGACGGCATCGGCCCGGAGATCGTCGCCGAGGCGATGAAGGTCATCGACCATCTCAGGACCGCCGCCGGGCTGGAACTTGAGATCGAGGAAGGGCTGGTCGGCGGCGCGGCCTATGAGGCCGCCGGCACGCCGCTGCCCGATGCGACCCTGGACAGGGCGAAAGCCGCCGACGCCATCCTGCTGGGCGCGGTCGGCGGGCCCAGGTGGGAGCCGCTGGAGATCGCCCTGCGCCCGGAGAAGGGCCTGCTGGGGCTGCGCGCCGGGCTGGGACTGTTCGCCAACCTGCGCCCGGCCATCCTGTATCCCCAGCTGGCCGAGGCCTCCAGCCTCAGGCCCGAGGTGGTCGCCGGACTGGACATCATGATCGTGCGCGAGCTGACCGGCGGCATCTACTTCGGCCAGCCGCGCGGCGTGCGTGAACTGGAGAACGGCGAGCGCGAGGGCTTCAATACCCTGGTCTATTCCGAGTCCGAGATCCGGCGCATCGCCCGGGTGGCCTTCGATATCGCCGCCAAACGTGCCGGCCGGGTCTGTTCCGTGGACAAGGCCAATGTGCTCGAGTGCACAGAATTGTGGCGTGAAGTGGTGACGGCGGAGGCTGCCGGCCGGCCCGACATTGAACTCTCCCACATGTATGTCGACAATGCCGCCATGCAGCTGGTGCGGGCGCCCAAGCAGTTCGACGTCATCGTCACCACCAACATGTTCGGCGATATCCTCTCCGATGAGGCGGCCATGCTGACCGGTTCCATCGGCATGCTGCCCTCGGCCTCGCTCAACGAGCAGGGCCAGGGCATGTACGAGCCGATCCACGGTTCGGCGCCGGATATCGCCGGTCAGAATATCGCCAATCCGCTGGCGACCATCCTGTCGGTGGCCATGATGCTGCGCTTCAGCCTGGACCGGGGCGATCTGGCTGATGCCATCGAGACCGCCGTGGGCCGGGTGCTGGACCAGGGCCTGCGCACCGCCGACATCATACAGGACGGCAAGCAGCAGGTGGGCACGGCCGAGATGGGCGATGCCGTGGTTGCGGAGTTGAATTGAATACAAACAATAGCCACGGAATACACGGAAAACACGGACGATTGTTTGCCGGCGCACGCGCTGCGCGCGGCGCCGGAGAACAAAAACATTTTTCCGTGCTTTCCGTGTATTCCGTGGCTATCAGGTATTTTTAGGAGTCAGAACATGAGCAAGACATTCGATGTCGCTGTCGTCGGTGCCACCGGTGCCGTGGGCGAGGTGATGCTGGAGATCCTGGCCGAGCGCAAGTTCCCGGTGGGTGAGGTGTATGCCCTGGCCAGCAGCCGCTCGGCCGGCAGCAAGGTGCGGTTCGGCGACAAGCACCTCACCGTGCAGGACCTGGCGGAGTTCGATTTCTCGCAGGTGCAGATCGGCCTGTTCTCGCCCGGCGCCTCGGTGTCGAAGGAGTATGCGCCCAAGGCGGCGGCCGCCGGCTGTGTGGTGGTCGACAACACCTCCCAGTTCCGCTATGACGACGACATCCCGCTGGTGGTGCCCGAGGTGAATCCCGAAGCCGTGGCCGGTTATACCAATCGCGGCATCATCGCCAATCCCAATTGCTCCACCATACAGATGCTGGTCGCGCTCAAGCCCCTGCATGACGCCGCCCGTATCGAGCGCATCAATGTCGCCACCTACCAGGCCGTCTCCGGCACCGGCAAGGAGGCGATCGAGGAACTGGCGACCCAGACCGCGCAGCTGCTCAACGGCAAGGACATCGAGGCCAGGGTCTATCCCAAGCAGATCGCCTTCAACTGCCTGCCGCACATCGATGCCTTCATGGACAACGGCTACACCAAGGAAGAGATGAAGATGGTGTGGGAGACCCGCAAAATCATGGGCGATGAGAACATCCAGGTGAATCCCACCGCGGTGCGGGTGCCGGTCTTCTATGGCCACTCCGAGGCGGTGCACATCGAGACCCGCGACAAGCTCACCGCCGCCCGGGCCCGCGAACTGCTGGGCAAGGCGCCGGGCATCGTGGTGCTGGACGAACACACCGACGGCGGTTATCCCACCGCGGTCACTGAAGGGGCCAATCACGACCCGGTCTATGTCGGGCGTATCCGTGAGGATATCTCGCATCCGCGCGGTTTAGATTTGTGGGTGGTCGCCGATAATGTGCGCAAGGGTGCCGCCCTGAACAGCATCCAGATCGCGGAGTTGTTGGTCAGAGACCACCTCTAGGCTATAGTGGGGCGGACTCAAGAAATTCCGAGAAAGAACGACTAGTTGCAGGATATTTCTCCACAAACACCAAAACGACGGGATCCAGCACAGGACGGGTCCTCGGGCACATGAGAGGAAGCAAAATGGTTAGGAAAACGGCCTTAGTCACGGCCATGCTGGGCGCCTTCGCCAGTCATGCCTACGCCCTGGGACTGGGTGAAATCAAGCTAAACTCCGCCCTGCATCAGCCTCTGGACGCCGAGATCACCCTGTTGTCGGCCACGCCGGAGGAGGTCGATCAACTCAAGGTCCGGCTGGCTTCGCCCGAGGCCTATGCACAGGCCGGGGTCGAACGCATCTACCTGCACACCCGGCTGAAGTTCGCTGTCACCACCCGGCCCGACGGCACCGCCGTGATCAAGGTCACCAGTCAGGAGCCGGTGCGCGAGCCCTACCTCGATTTCATGGTGCAGGCCAGTTGGGCCAGCGGACAGCTGGTGCGCGAGTACACCATGCTGATCGATCCGCCCGCACTTATGCCCGCCGAGGCCCCGGCGCCGGCAGCCACCGCGCCGACCACTGCCCGCCAGGCCGTCCCGGCGCCGGCGCCTTCCCGGCCTGCCGACTCAGGCCGCCGGGAAGCGATCTTCACCGGTTCCGAGTACGGACCGGTGCAGCGCAACGACACTTTGTGGAACATCGCCGAGAAGGTACGTCCCGATGCCGGGGTGAGCATGCAGCAGACCATGCTCGGCCTGGTGCGTGCCAACCCGGAGGCTTTCCAGCACGGCAACGTCAACAGTCTCAAGGCCGGACATGTTCTGCGCGTACCGTCGCGGGAGGAGTTTACCTCCATCAGCCAGGCCGAGGCCCGGACCGAGGTCAGCCGGCATCACCGGCTGTGGCGCGAGGGTCGCAGTGACGAGACAGCCGCCGCACCGGCCGTCGGCAAGGTCGAGCGCGAGGCACCGGCCGCGGAAACAGCGGAGCCGGCGGTGTCCGCCGACGAGGCCGGCCCGGCCGCGACCGCAGGCGCTGATGCCCAACTCAAGCTGGTCACTCCCGATGCAGCCGATGCCGCCGCCGCTGCCGACGGTGCCGGGGGCGAGGCAGGCGCGGGCACCGAAGTGGAGCAGGTGCGTACGGAACTGGCACTGGCCGTGGAGGAACTCGAAGCTCAGCGTCAGCAGAACCAGGACCTCAATGAGCGGCTGGCCGACCTGGAGCAGCAGATCGCCCAATTGCATCGTCTGGTCCAGCTCAGTGATGACGAACTGGCCCGGATGCAGGGCTCGCTGGCCGGCGAAGAGGCAGTTGCCGCTGACGCGGGAGAGGAATCCCCCGTGCCTGCGCAGGAACAGATGACGGATGAAACCGCGGCTGCCGCGGCGCCGGATGAACTGGTCGCCGGGACCGAGCCGGTGGAACCCGCGCCGGCTGACGCGGCACCGGAGGCCCAGGCCGAACCCGCGCCGCCCGCCCTGCAGGAGGATATCCGCCAGCCCGCCCCGGCCCCGGCCGAAGAAGGCCTGCTCAGCCGTTTCCTGACCAATCCTCTGTGGCAGGCCGGCGCCGGTGCCGTTGCCCTGCTGCTGTTGATCCTGGCCTGGCTCGGGGCACGCAAGCGCCGCATGGCCACAACCGAGTTCAAGGAAAGCATTCTGGCCGAGCCCGGGGATAAGGGCGGCGCGGGAAGTGCATCCGCGGCGACTGCCGTCGGTGCCGCTGCCGGCGGAGCCGAGGCGGCGGCGGCCGAGCCGCAGGAAGAGGCGCCGGCGCCGGCGGCCTCCGGGGGGCCGCAGTCTGACTCCTCGCTGTTCACGGATTTTTCCGTCAGCGATATGGGTACCCTGCAGAACGAGGCCGAGGCCGATCCCATCGCCGAGGCGGACGTCTACCTTGCCTACGGCCGCTACCAGCAGGCCGAGGAACTGATCCGGGGTGCGCTGGACAACGATCCCGACAACGCCGACTACCGGCTCAAGCTGCTGGAAGTCTTCCATGCCGCCCGGAACCAGAGTGCCTTCGATACCGAGGCCGAGGCCTTGCTGGCCCGGTTGGAGA
This sequence is a window from Thiohalobacter thiocyanaticus. Protein-coding genes within it:
- the leuD gene encoding 3-isopropylmalate dehydratase small subunit; amino-acid sequence: MEKFETLTAIAAPLDRSNVDTDAIIPKQFLKSIKRTGFGPNLFDEWRYLDHGEPGKDNSNRPLNPDFVLNQDRYKGARILLARENFGCGSSREHAVWALLDYGFRVVIAPSYADIFFNNCFKNGILPIILPGETVDRLFRETEAQPGYELTVDLAGQKVITPNGDEFGFEVDAFRKHCLLEGLDDIGLTLQHADEICAYEERRRQEAPWLFQS
- a CDS encoding aspartate-semialdehyde dehydrogenase, translated to MSKTFDVAVVGATGAVGEVMLEILAERKFPVGEVYALASSRSAGSKVRFGDKHLTVQDLAEFDFSQVQIGLFSPGASVSKEYAPKAAAAGCVVVDNTSQFRYDDDIPLVVPEVNPEAVAGYTNRGIIANPNCSTIQMLVALKPLHDAARIERINVATYQAVSGTGKEAIEELATQTAQLLNGKDIEARVYPKQIAFNCLPHIDAFMDNGYTKEEMKMVWETRKIMGDENIQVNPTAVRVPVFYGHSEAVHIETRDKLTAARARELLGKAPGIVVLDEHTDGGYPTAVTEGANHDPVYVGRIREDISHPRGLDLWVVADNVRKGAALNSIQIAELLVRDHL
- a CDS encoding LysR family transcriptional regulator produces the protein MDIAGLRAFLAVAEHESFSAAAAELHLTQPAVSKRVAALEAAMKVRLFDRIGHRVLLSEAGEALLPRARRILLDIEDSQRAIANLSGRVEGRLYLGTSHHIGLHRLPPVLREFIEHYPEVRLELRFLDSEAVCAAVVSGELELGVVTLPVEPPPALALEPVWDDPLSVVVGRDHPLTGRDRVDMARLAATPAILPGPETFTRQIIESGFARRGLRIEAELSTNYLETIKMLVAVGLGWSLLPDSMLDDQLSALTVPGLAPHRRLGIIHHRERTLSNAARAMRAAVSRHRDP
- a CDS encoding phosphate/phosphite/phosphonate ABC transporter substrate-binding protein, translated to MRFLLIVLGLAMLACRPAAAAPGYQLAIVNPASPSRLHAVWEPLRQHLSQELDAEIELVFPKGIDQVEKLLGHNEIDFVYLNSYLFYLLKGKGKLAAVAQMRNLDGMTTSQGSFIVRADSGIRNVDDLRGRKLALISPLGAGAYLAPRAYLRDFGMDIHTDLDLVFTGDLKKSVYAVLLGDAAATTMCAVSYKILEHKLNFKELSIIDSTRPFPEPLVAASTRLGPEPIEAWRRALLKLSQTESGRAALQPLADIKVRDFIEYDPALETLTRNLMQYTPAP
- the leuC gene encoding 3-isopropylmalate dehydratase large subunit, translated to MTGKTVYDKLWDAHVVRQDADGTALLYIDRHLIHEVTSPQAFEGLRLAGRKPWRTGSVLAVPDHNVPTTNRSGGISDPVSRIQVETLDSNCAEYGIREFRMNDPRQGIVHVIGPEQGATLPGMTVVCGDSHTSTHGAFGALAFGIGTSEVEHVLATQCLIQTKAKNLLIRVDGRLPAGVTAKDVVLAIIGRIGTAGGTGHTIEFGGEAIHSLSVEGRMTVCNMAIEAGARAGLVSVDDATIDYMRGRTFAPKGELWDRAVAAWRELVSDEDAVFDQTLVLDAAGLVPQVTWGTSPEMVVGIDAVVPDPAQADSAVKRSGMEKALVYMDLKPGTPIQDIQLDRVFIGSCTNSRIEDLREAAAAIRGGKVAANIKQALVVPGSGLVKQQAEAEGLDKVFLEAGFEWREPGCSMCLAMNADRLEPGERCASTSNRNFEGRQGQGGRTHLVSPAMAAAAAVHGHFVDIRT
- the leuB gene encoding 3-isopropylmalate dehydrogenase, which translates into the protein MMKKLLVLPGDGIGPEIVAEAMKVIDHLRTAAGLELEIEEGLVGGAAYEAAGTPLPDATLDRAKAADAILLGAVGGPRWEPLEIALRPEKGLLGLRAGLGLFANLRPAILYPQLAEASSLRPEVVAGLDIMIVRELTGGIYFGQPRGVRELENGEREGFNTLVYSESEIRRIARVAFDIAAKRAGRVCSVDKANVLECTELWREVVTAEAAGRPDIELSHMYVDNAAMQLVRAPKQFDVIVTTNMFGDILSDEAAMLTGSIGMLPSASLNEQGQGMYEPIHGSAPDIAGQNIANPLATILSVAMMLRFSLDRGDLADAIETAVGRVLDQGLRTADIIQDGKQQVGTAEMGDAVVAELN
- a CDS encoding FimV/HubP family polar landmark protein, with protein sequence MVRKTALVTAMLGAFASHAYALGLGEIKLNSALHQPLDAEITLLSATPEEVDQLKVRLASPEAYAQAGVERIYLHTRLKFAVTTRPDGTAVIKVTSQEPVREPYLDFMVQASWASGQLVREYTMLIDPPALMPAEAPAPAATAPTTARQAVPAPAPSRPADSGRREAIFTGSEYGPVQRNDTLWNIAEKVRPDAGVSMQQTMLGLVRANPEAFQHGNVNSLKAGHVLRVPSREEFTSISQAEARTEVSRHHRLWREGRSDETAAAPAVGKVEREAPAAETAEPAVSADEAGPAATAGADAQLKLVTPDAADAAAAADGAGGEAGAGTEVEQVRTELALAVEELEAQRQQNQDLNERLADLEQQIAQLHRLVQLSDDELARMQGSLAGEEAVAADAGEESPVPAQEQMTDETAAAAAPDELVAGTEPVEPAPADAAPEAQAEPAPPALQEDIRQPAPAPAEEGLLSRFLTNPLWQAGAGAVALLLLILAWLGARKRRMATTEFKESILAEPGDKGGAGSASAATAVGAAAGGAEAAAAEPQEEAPAPAASGGPQSDSSLFTDFSVSDMGTLQNEAEADPIAEADVYLAYGRYQQAEELIRGALDNDPDNADYRLKLLEVFHAARNQSAFDTEAEALLARLENQEDPAWQRVVEMGRELNPGNSLYLAGGGAVEAPAPAEPELTDLGGMDTSDTGLDEAGTATAESEAGAEEDNSLDFDLGELESFAPGDRAETEGVEPAEEKVPGLADDDENMLEFDLSETDEAAAPVGEAEEEVEVGEGELQAGDEVSTKLDLARAYIEMGDPEGARSILEEVMEEGNQAQKSEAETLMKEVV